Part of the Arachis hypogaea cultivar Tifrunner chromosome 6, arahy.Tifrunner.gnm2.J5K5, whole genome shotgun sequence genome, TGTTGATATGTAATTGTGAATGTGTAAAATTATCTGAACTTATACTTGTGCTACTTTGCCTTTGATTTCAAGTTCAAGTTCAAGCTATCATAAAAAATTAACGTGGCCACGGGCTAAGATAGGAGCTTGAAATAGAGCATGTGTTGAGATTATGCAATATCTGATCTTCACATGTGATTTAAGTTAATAGAACACGGGAATGCTTTGAGCCTTATGAGCATTTTTCTTGCATATCCTTTTGCTATTCTTGTAAGGtcaaaatgacgattttaaagaAAATACTGTTGTAGTTCATTACAGGGGTTGGTCTGAAAGCACCCAGCACAAGTTTGAAGACACGTGGCAAGAACAGCGACCAATTGAGATGGTATTAGGAAAAGGTACCTAGATGGATGTTTGAagtatttgatttattttgtcttttggtTGGTACAATCTATGGATTCCTGTCATAATTATTCTAAAACATCTTTGAATTTTCTGATTGAATGTTGTGTCCAAGTATTGTCTGGTGATGTTCTTTTCTATAGTTGTATTAGGCTTAGACACCTATTCATGAATTTTATCAAATGattgaataaattataaaaatgacaaattttGTCTCATATTTAAGCCTCCCACTCCCGTATCATTAATTCCTTGTTTATGCATCGTTATCTTTCTAGAACTTTGATATCCAAGCACAAGTTGTCCAATATCTTAGTAAACATGAATGCAAAACAAAGTCAAGAAAGTAAAAATGTTGTGGCCATCGTTCTATTGGACTTGTTATCGGATTCCGATGTATTTGTTCTgcaacagaaaagaaagaaatgactGGCTTGGCCATTGGTGTGGCAAACATGAAAGATGGTGAGCGTGCATTGCTACGTGTGGGTTGGGAATTAGGATATGGCGAGGAAGGAAGTTTTTCTTTCCCCAATGTTCCTCCCAGGGCAGATTTAGTTTATGAAGTCGAGCTTATTGGCTTTGATGAAACAAAAGAAGTAAGTTGCTATTACTTACTTTATATGGCAATGGATTTGGTAAGATACTTATAGAATCTGATTCCATAGGGAAAAGCTCGCAGCGATATGACTGTGGAGGAAAGGATTGGTGCAGCAGATCGTAGAAAGATGGATGGAAATGTTTTGTTTCAGCAAGAAAAACTAGAGGAGGCTATGCAACAGTATGAAATGGTTACACACTCATGTTGCTAATGCTCTTCTACATTGCTAACTAGTATTTATTGCTTTTAGCTCACTAaaactttatttttctcttcatttcGGTTTTGGGTTTCACAAAGTTTTACTATCTTGGTTCTTCTTAGGCCATAGCATatatgggagatgacttcatgttTCAGCTGTTTGGGAAATATAGGGATATGGCTTTGGCTGTAAAGAACCCATGCCATCTTAACATGGCAGCTTGTCTGATTAAGCTGAACCGTTATGAAGAAGCTATAGGACAATGTACAATTGTAAGTAGATTTTACCC contains:
- the LOC112695142 gene encoding peptidyl-prolyl cis-trans isomerase FKBP42 isoform X2, whose amino-acid sequence is MEEVQAAQPQSLGELPAEYSVPPKIDSEVEVLHEKVTKQVIKEGHGQKPSKYSTCFIHYRGWSESTQHKFEDTWQEQRPIEMVLGKEKKEMTGLAIGVANMKDGERALLRVGWELGYGEEGSFSFPNVPPRADLVYEVELIGFDETKEGKARSDMTVEERIGAADRRKMDGNVLFQQEKLEEAMQQYEMAIAYMGDDFMFQLFGKYRDMALAVKNPCHLNMAACLIKLNRYEEAIGQCTIVLTEDENNVKALFRRGKSRAALGQTDAAKEDFQKARKYAPEDKAIARELRLLAEHDKVVYQKQKELYKGIFGPRPEPRSSNMRSGNLLILIWQWLLSLFYGLVNLFKRKSPKSD
- the LOC112695142 gene encoding peptidyl-prolyl cis-trans isomerase FKBP42 isoform X1 gives rise to the protein MDAFANQEDENGVIAESSAFVKGELPAEYSVPPKIDSEVEVLHEKVTKQVIKEGHGQKPSKYSTCFIHYRGWSESTQHKFEDTWQEQRPIEMVLGKEKKEMTGLAIGVANMKDGERALLRVGWELGYGEEGSFSFPNVPPRADLVYEVELIGFDETKEGKARSDMTVEERIGAADRRKMDGNVLFQQEKLEEAMQQYEMAIAYMGDDFMFQLFGKYRDMALAVKNPCHLNMAACLIKLNRYEEAIGQCTIVLTEDENNVKALFRRGKSRAALGQTDAAKEDFQKARKYAPEDKAIARELRLLAEHDKVVYQKQKELYKGIFGPRPEPRSSNMRSGNLLILIWQWLLSLFYGLVNLFKRKSPKSD